In one Nicotiana tomentosiformis chromosome 6, ASM39032v3, whole genome shotgun sequence genomic region, the following are encoded:
- the LOC104114893 gene encoding protein HOTHEAD-like yields MAVVGPVILKLLLPLILLWLNFNSLPLTQASKWESWKDQYPFIKAASSFSSSSSSSSSNVGSKKANYDYIIVGGGTAGCPLAATLSQKFSVLLLERGGVPFANANVSFMQNFHISLADTSPSSASQIFVSTDGVFNARAKILGGGSCINAGFYSRASSSYIKKAGWDSKLVNESYPWIEKQIVHKPNLAPWQRAVRDGLLEVGISPFNGFTYDHVYGTKFGGTIFDRFGRRKSAAELLTSANPEKLHVLVHATVQKIEFDTSGKKPRAVGVIFKDENGNTHKAFLSKRRGSEIIVSSGAIGSPQILMLSGIGPKKELEKLNIPVVLDNKFVGKGMSDNPLNTIFVPTNRPVEQSLIQTVGITKMGVYIEASSGYGQTEDSIHCNHGVVSAEIGQLSTVRPKQRTQEAIEVYKRNKKNVPQEAFRGGFILGKIATPLSTGKISLKSTNIDDIPSVTFNYFSHPRDLKRCVNGIRIMEKLVKSKHFTNYTQCDKETLDKLLNMSVQANINLIPKNTNDTESLEQFCKDTVITIWHYHGGCHVGKVVTSDYRVINVHKLRVIDGSTFTESPGTNPQATLMMMGRYMGVQILRERLGRAAGL; encoded by the exons ATGGCTGTGGTTGGTCCTGTAATTCTGAAGCTCCTTCTCCCTTTAATACTTCTGTGGCTCAACTTTAACTCTCTCCCTCTCACTCAAG CAAGCAAATGGGAATCATGGAAAGATCAATATCCATTCATAAAAGCTGCAAGCTCATTCTCATCATCTTCGTCTTCGTCTTCGTCAAATGTTGGGAGCAAAAAGGCAAATTATGACTATATAATAGTGGGAGGAGGCACAGCTGGTTGTCctttggcagcaactttgtcacAGAAATTCAGTGTGCTATTACTGGAAAGAGGAGGAGTTCCATTTGCAAATGCAAATGTGTCATTCATGCAAAACTTTCATATCTCTTTGGCTGACACTTCACCATCTTCTGCTTCCCAAATTTTCGTCTCAACTGATGGAGTCTTTAATGCAAGAGCTAAAATCTTGggcggaggcagttgcatcaatGCTGGTTTCTACAGTCGCGCTAGCTCAAG TTATATCAAGAAAGCAGGGTGGGATTCTAAACTGGTGAATGAATCATACCCCTGGATTGAGAAGCAAATTGTTCATAAACCAAACTTGGCACCATGGCAAAGAGCTGTAAGGGACGGTCTTTTAGAAGTTGGTATCTCACCTTTTAATGGATTCACTTATGATCACGTATATGGAACCAAATTTGGAGGTACAATTTTCGACAGATTTGGTCGTCGTAAATCTGCAGCCGAATTACTCACCTCAGCTAACCCTGAGAAGCTTCATGTTTTGGTCCATGCAACAGTTCAAAAGATTGAGTTTGACACATCAG GAAAGAAGCCAAGAGCAGTAGGAGTCATCTTCAAAGATGAAAATGGGAACACCCACAAGGCATTTCTTTCAAAGAGAAGAGGAAGTGAAATTATAGTGTCATCTGGTGCAATTGGAAGCCCTCAAATTCTGATGCTCAGTGGAATAGGACCAAAGAAAGAATTGGAAAAATTGAACATCCCGGTGGTACTTGACAATAAATTCGTAGGTAAAGGCATGTCAGACAACCCCTTAAACACCATATTTGTTCCCACAAATAGGCCTGTTGAGCAGTCGTTGATCCAGACGGTTGGAATTACTAAGATGGGGGTCTATATCGAAGCTAGTAGTGGATATGGACAAACCGAAGACAGCATTCATTGCAATCATGGTGTCGTTTCAGCTGAG ATAGGGCAACTGTCCACCGTTCGTCCAAAGCAAAGAACTCAGGAAGCGATTGAAGTGTacaaaagaaacaagaaaaatGTTCCACAAGAAGCATTCAGGGGAGGTTTCATATTAGGAAAGATAGCTACACCGTTGTCAACAGGGAAGATTAGCCTAAAGAGTACCAACATTGATGACATTCCTTCCGTCACCTTCAATTACTTCAGCCATCCACGCGATCTAAAGCGATGTGTAAATGGCATACGCATTATGGAGAAGCTTGTGAAGTCAAAACATTTCACCAACTACACACAATGCGACAAGGAGACATTGGACAAGTTGCTCAACATGAGTGTCCAAGCTAATATTAATCTTATACCGAAAAACACTAATGATACAGAGTCACTTGAACAGTTCTGCAAAGACACTGTGATCACAATATGGCATTATCACGGGGGTTGCCATGTCGGCAAGGTGGTAACATCTGATTACAGGGTTATTAATGTCCACAAGCTCCGTGTCATTGATGGTTCGACATTCACTGAGTCACCAGGCACCAATCCTCAAGCCACACTTATGATGATGGGCAG GTACATGGGAGTACAGATTTTAAGAGAAAGATTAGGGAGAGCAGCTGGTTTGTAA